A window of Hyperolius riggenbachi isolate aHypRig1 chromosome 1, aHypRig1.pri, whole genome shotgun sequence contains these coding sequences:
- the LOC137506617 gene encoding coagulation factor V-like → MTSAYPDPSLCPLLCMTSAYPDPSLCPLPCMTSAYPDLSLSPLLYMTSAYPDLSLSPLLCMTSAYPDPSLCPLPCMTSAYPDLSLSPLLCMTSAYPDLSLSPLLCMTFAYPDPSLCPLPCMTSAYPDLSLSPLLCMTSAYPDLSLSPLPCMTSAYRDLSLCPLPCMTSAYPDPSLCPLPCMTSAYRDLSLCPLLCMTSAYPDLSLSPLLCMTSAYPDPKPVPSTLHDLCLP, encoded by the coding sequence ATGACCTCTGCCTACCCTGACCCCAGCCTGTGCCCTCTACTCTGCATGACCTCAGCCTACCCTGACCCCAGCCTGTGCCCTCTACCCTGCATGACCTCTGCCTACCCTGACCTCAGCCTGAGCCCTCTTCTCTACATGACCTCTGCCTACCCTGACCTCAGCCTGAGCCCTCTACTCTGCATGACCTCTGCCTACCCTGACCCCAGCCTGTGCCCTCTACCCTGCATGACCTCTGCCTACCCGGACCTCAGCCTGAGCCCTCTTCTCTGCATGACCTCTGCCTACCCTGACCTCAGCCTGAGCCCTCTACTCTGCATGACCTTTGCCTACCCTGACCCCAGCCTGTGCCCTCTACCCTGCATGACCTCTGCCTACCCTGACCTCAGCCTGAGCCCTCTTCTCTGCATGACCTCTGCCTACCCTGACCTCAGCCTGAGCCCTCTACCCTGCATGACCTCTGCCTACCGTGACCTCAGCCTGTGCCCTCTACCCTGCATGACCTCTGCCTACCCTGACCCCAGCCTGTGCCCTCTACCCTGCATGACCTCTGCCTACCGTGACCTCAGCCTGTGCCCTCTACTCTGCATGACCTCTGCCTACCCTGACCTCAGCCTGAGCCCTCTACTCTGCATGACCTCTGCCTACCCTGACCCCAAGCCTGTGCCCTCTACCCTGCATGACCTCTGCCTACCCTGA